ACTCTAATAAAGAACGGTATTGCTTCTCTCTACCTACCAATAGTTCTTCTACCTTACCTAATTGAGGATTAGACTGTAAAATACGAACAGCATTCAATATGCCATTTCGAAACTTATCTGCAGCTTTCTGACCTAAATTCTTCTTATACCACTGAAATATTGCTTTGAAAACATCTAAAGCTCCTTCATCCCATTCAACTTGAAACTCTACCACGACATTATTCTCTTTAAGGCTTCTTCATTACACACCTTTTTTCCCTGAGAAAAATTCTTCTCTACACGATCCAAAATAGTATGAAGTTCATCTATTGAGCAACAACCTGGTATAGATGTAGAACTTGAATAAGCTCCATATTCAGAAGTTGGTTCTGACACATGTGCAGGATATTCTTTCTTCTCTATATCATGAGATTCCTTCTTTTTCATTTTATGAGTTTTTTTATACCACAAAGGTAACAAGTAAATCCGAGAATATATACTAATCCATAATTATTTTCCCTTAAACCGATAAAAATAAAACGCTAATCAACATACCCCCTAAAACCAATATATCAACCATCTTCACAGACAGTTGATATATCTTACATACAAACACATATCAGCTTCAACGCCAATATGAGGGTATAAGTCAGGAATATACCGCTGTATTCTTCTTGACTCGTATAATGCAGGGAATTCATGAATATATCATGAGTTCAGGGACCTACATATTTCTTTGATATTCCTTTAAATAGTTCATAATACCTTCCAGCAATATATTAGTGACACACTGCTTCCCTTCTTCCGAGAGAAGGAACTCAACATCCTCCTTATTGTCCTGAAAGAAATTCTCGACCAGCACTGCCGGGCAATTCGTTTTCTGACAGATATAAAGATTGGCAGTCCAATAGATATCCTGTGGAGACGGATGACGGACTTTCACTTTTCTGTTCAAGGCAGCTTGCGCCAGTTGCCGGGCAAGCCGTTTGCTATTCATTGAAGCATTGTTACCAACAAATACGCTCCATCCGTTTGCGGACATCCACTCAACGCCATTCCCCATCGCATTGCAGTGGATTGATACCAATATAGCTTCTTTGCCGAATGCATTGATACGCCTCACACGTTCAGATAACGCCACATCATTTTCTTCCGGCACAATACGCATGGCATCAATGCCTTGATCCTGCAATCCGGCTACTACCCTGTCAGTAATCTCACGAGTATATGCGTACTCCTTCAAACGACTGTCTGGTGAACACTTGCCGGGAGTTTCTTTGCCGTGTCCGTTATCTATTAATATTCTCATATTATAAAATGTATTCTAAGAAGCTTACTATTCATAACTCCAAACATTCTCGCTTGTAACTGGAGCATAAGCCCCATCTTTGGCTTCAAAGATAACAGAAGGCTCAATCACTTCCACAGTATGCCAAGCTCCCATAGGGACTTGACATCCATACCTGGCTTCTGCGGGACAAAGCCGAATGCGTTGCACCTCACGGAGAGATGGAACTTCTTTATTTGAATCAGATTCTTCATAAATTACCTCATCCATCTTTCCACACAGACAGATAACCGTCTCACTGGTATTCAGATGTCGGTGAATCGGAACTACAGTTCCAGACAACAATGCATTAAGTATTCGCTGACTGGAATCGGCTGAAGATGTACGCAGGTCAAAACTTTGACGAAGGCGTGGACTCTCAATAGCCTGTTCAAATAATCTCTCTAAAAAATCTTTGTCAAAATCCATATTCATTCATTGTTGGGCAACCGTTTTACTTTTTGAGGCCAAAAAAGAAACTTACAAAAAATCCATATCGATTTAAGAACACTCTTTATCTTATTCATATTCTTAATAAAAACTGTAAGCACTCACTGTGTGACTATAATACCCGTAAAGGTATTGTAGCCCACTTTAAGTTATATTTTTGATTAATAATTAGGTTATTTTGCAATATTCATTGGCAGAAGTGCCATATAATCCATTTCTCCGGATACTAATTTTCGTAAAACATCCGCAATATATTTAACAGGACGAAGCCCGTTCATCTTGCAGCTTTCAATAATCGAGTAAATCAAGGACGTATTTTTAGCCGCCTGCTCCGAGCCACAGAACAAATAGTTCTTCCTACCCAGACAAACAGGCTTCATCATACGCTCTGCGGTGTTGTTATCAATCTCCGCCTGGTCATTGGTCACATAACGGCATACAGCCTCCCATTCGTTCACCGCATAACGAACCGCCTTGATGAAAAGATTGGCAGCAAAAACCTGGGTCTCATCAAATATCGGCTTGAGGTATTCAAAGCATCCACAAACTTGCACCGCACATGAGCCATACAACCGTAGCGGGTAATCCCTTTTCGATGACGGTCAAACAACTTGTAAACATTGTAGCCGTCAGTGGTGATACTACCGAAGAAGTTACGGAAAAAATTCTCGGCCACAGCCATGCTGAAGCTGCCATGGTCGTACAAATAGTAAGCGACTTTTAAAGCGGAATTCTTTATGCCCAAAATGTATTTCTTACGATACTCGAACTTGCCGGTTGACTTGTTAAAGACCTTGACTTGTTCGGTGGTTTCATCACAAAAAAGAAAACTGCCCTCAGTCAGCAGGATACTGCGCAAAGGAGCGTCAAGCTTGTCAAGCTCCCGGATATGCCTATGAACCCAATTCAAGACTGTAGAAGAGGAAAAATCCGCGTCAACATCCTTGAAGCGGTCGACCACACGTTCCAAAGACATGCTGTATTGATACTTGTCAACAAGAATCTGAGCAATCATATCAATATCTACATGATAACCGGGAAGCACATTCGCAAAAGGATGCAAAGTGTCGTTTGCTTCATCTGCTTTGTAATAATTAGAAATTGTGCCTTCTTTATCTATCAAACGAAGCAACTCTAAAACATGTTTGGTAACGCTCCAATCCAGTTTATAAAGAATCCAGTGGCGGACATCAAGCTTGCGGGCATCTGAAGGGATACCGCTTACATCACAATAATGCATCAAAACATTATCAACGCGGGTGCAACGCTTACTGTAATCCGAACGATGAGGACGGGATACAGAACTGAAGGAGGAAGCGGGTTCACTATTAGTCATTTCCGATGTAACAGGGGTTGATGAATCATCGCAAGATACTTTAGGAGGATTGCTGCCGTCAAAATCATCCTTATCACTTTTAAGGTCTTTATCCGGTACTTTGCGTAAGGAGGAAGACTTTTCAGACTTGCAACCATATAACTGATGTTTCTGTTTTTCTATTTCAAAGAGTTCAGAAGCGTGGAGATTTTTCAACTCTTCCAAAGCACTGGAAAGAAGGGCGGATTGCTTCTCAGACTGAGCCTTATCTTCCAGTGCTTGGGATAGTTGGTTGGAAAGATTTTTATTATCTCTACGCATACTTTGAAGAAGGTAAGTGAGGCTTTCCAAATTACAATTCTCTTTATTTATCTCAATACCGTTACTCAATTTCAAGTGGAAACAAACAACGTTCGCATCTTCCGAAGAGGAGTGAGACGACAACAACGGAATAGGAGAATGCTCCGGGGAAGCACCTGTTAACGTAACAGGACGCAAACGGATCTCTTCCATTTCTGACTCGCGGATACGCTTCTTGTTATCACGATACCACTTGATGAAATTACGGCATTCAACACCTTCTTGAATGCAATAAGCATTGATGGAAATCTTACGCGGAGCACCATCAGTTTGGTAACGGAATAAAAATTCACTGTAAAATTCACTCATGTTCATAATCAAATATGTTTAAATTATGAGTACAAAGATAAGACGCCAATAAAGATGGGGCAAGAGCCATACAATGAGTGCTTACGTTTTAAGACGTCATTTGGGGACGCTAACAACTCATATAATGCAGGGAATTCATGAATATATCATGAGCTCAGGGACCTACATATTTCTTTGATGCTCCTCCACATATTCTCTTGCTTATAATATTAATGGTTCAACTATTATTTTATAATCGCTTCTTTTATTTTCTCTACAATGTAATGCACATCATCATCAGTTACATACGGTCCGGCAGGAAGACAGAATCCGACCTTGAAGATTTCCTCTTCTACTCCATTAGTATAGAAAGGAGCATCCGCATAAACCGGTTGCTTGTGCATTGGTTTCCATACAGGCCGTGCCTCAATCCTCTTGGAAAGCATAAATACACGCAGTGCCTCCACGTTTGCATTGGGCTGACAATCCGTTGTGGCACTATCCACAGCTTTGATCACACCGGCAGCACCACCTACGGCTGTTTTAATAACTTCTTTATAAGCTTTTTCCTGACCAACAATCTTTACATCGGAGTCAATAGTGGCAGTACATAACCAGAAGTTTGCATCATAGCGAGAATCAGCAGGCTGCTTGTGAATGTGCACACCCACCACATCCGCCAATAGATCTTCATAGAGTGCCTGAACATGCTTGTGGTGAGTAATATGCGTATCTGCAACAGTCATCTGTCCACGGCCAATACCAGCACAAATGTTACTCATACGATAATTATAACCGATAGCTGTATGTTGGTAGTAAGGATAAGCATCACGAGCTTGCGTAGCATACCACATAATGGTATTTTTATCTTCAGCGTTTTGGCAAATCAAAGCACCACCACCTGATGTGGTAATCATCTTGTTACCATTGAACGAAAGAACACCAAATTTACCAAAAGTACCTAACACCTTATCATCGAACTTACTGCCAAAACCTTCCGCAGCGTCCTCTACAACAGGAATGTCATAGCGGTTTGCAATCTCCATGATTTTTTCGCAATCATAAGGCATACCATAAAGTGCCACAGGAACAATCGCCTTCGGCTTCTTACCTGTTTTAGAGATACGATCTTTTATAGCTTCCTCCAATAATACCGGGTCCATATTCCAAGTATCCTTTTCAGAGCCAACGAACACAGGCTTAGCACCAAGGTAAATTATCGGATGCGACGAAGCGCAAAAAGTAAAGCTTTGTACCAATACTTCATCACCAGCATGAACACCGCAGCCAATCAATGCGAGATGCACAGCAGCTGTACCGGCGCTCAAGGCAACAACCTCATTCTTGCCCCCAACAAAGTTCTTAAGGTCATGTTCAAACGCATTCACGTTTGGTCCCAAAGGCACCACCCAGTTAGTATCGAATGCTTCTTTTACATATTTCTGCTCAATCCCCTCTTCGCTCATGTGGGCAAGGCAGAGATAAATTGTTTTTTCAGGAATGTAACTCATTTTTTATATCTTATTTGATTGTTTCTACTATTTTGCAAGGAACTCCATAAGCCTTACAATTGTCCGGTATATCCTTTACTATTACGCTACCGGCACCAATAAAGCAGTTCTTGCCCACGTGTATACCTTGTATGATAGTTGTTCCCACTCCAATCCAAGTGCCCTCGCCAACATGTACATCACCGCTGATAGTGCATCCAGGTGCTATATGCACATAATCGCCAATCACACACTCATGGTCGATGCTCGCCTTTGTGTTGATGATACAATGCTTGCCTATCTGCACTTCAGTTTGGATAATGGCACCTTGCATTACCACTGTTCCCTCGCCAATTGTGGCAGTAGAAGAAATGATAGCAGATGGGTGAATTACTGTTGCAAACTCGCAATTAAGTCGTTCAGCAATCATCTTACGTATCTTGCAGTTGCCAATACTAATGATGAAAGGAGATAAACCGATAACATCATGCAACACAGGAATACCCCTCAGCTCTTTAAGGTCAGGATCATCATCCACCACACCTTCCACTCCCCCGCCTTGTGCCTTTATAATATCAATAATCACTTTGGCATGACCACTAGCACCGTATAAATACATTAGTTATTTCCGTTAAAAGGTTTCATAGTAGCGTTGCCCTCTTGTGAGATACCATCACGAACAAGCACCTTTTTGACTGTTATGAAAATTACCTTAATATCCGTAATCAGTGTACAGTGGTCTACATACCACACATCCAAAGCAAATTTCTCGTCCCATGACAATGAATTACGTCCATGACACTGCGCCCAACCGGAGATTCCGGGACGTACTTCATGACGACGAGCCTGCTCTTTACTATACAGGGGTAAATATTGCACCAGCAATGGACGGGGACCGATTAGTGACATGTCGCCAATTAATACATTCCAAAACTGTGGTAATTCATCAATACTTGTAGAACGCACAAATTTTCCAACTCTCGTTAACCGCTTCTCATCAGGTAGAAAATTACCGTCAGCATCGCGCTCGTCGGTCATAGTTTTGAACTTTACAATCTTAAATAGCTTGCCTCCTCTGCCGGGACGCTCCTGAAAGAAGAATGCTCCGGCACCTTTATTGGCAAAATGTAACCAAAGCGTTATGATTGCCAGCGGAATAAACAGAATGCTCAATGCTATAAAAGCAATGCAGACATCAATCAACCTTTTGAAAAAGTGTTTATACATATTATAATATACTATCGTAGAAATCATATAAACATTTACGCACAAATCCCTGCTCATATCTCGAAGCTATCAGCTTGCGAGCATTCTTAGCAAGGGCATTACGGTAATTAACGTCAAGCATACGTTTCATGGCATTATAAAGAGCATCAACACTTTTGGGAGGAATGATAATTCCATTCTCACCTTCTATGACAATTTCACGCGAACCATTAATATCAGTCACAATCTGAGGTAGACCTATAGCACCGGCTTCTATCACAACATTGGGAAATCCCTCCCGATAAGATGCGAGCACAGCAATATCCGCCGCCGCAAACCAGGGACGCACATCACTCTGACTACCCACTGCACTAATAGCCGTGCACTCAGCAATGACCTTCATTGTTTCAGGCTTCAAAGGGTCAAGTTCCTTTTCCTCAGAACCAACAAGAACCAAGCGTGTATCAGGATGCTCTTTATTTAATTTAACGAAAGCCTCAACTAGTTCATTAATTCCCTTGTCACCAACTAAACGACCAACAGCAACAAAAGTGCAAACACCCTCTTTCCGTAACTTCTCAGCTTCAGCCATAATTTCTGGGGTCTTATCAAAGCGTTTAATATCTATTCCACGACAATTGCCATAACCAAGAACTTTAATAGGTTTCCGGGTAATTCCATTGTTTAAGAGATCGTTCTTCACACCTTCGCCTTCTGGAATAATATGTGTAGCGCAGGCACAAGTCAGCCAATCAGCCGCCATCAGAATCTTCCTTTTCAACCCCACGGTAGTGGGGAATACTAGCCCCGTGAACGTATGTGCGCGCACTGGAACACCGACCAACCACGCAGCCATCATACAGAGTAATCCGGCCTTAGGAGTCATGGAGTGCACCATTTGTGGTTTCTCCTTGCGGAATGTGCGCCACAGTTGCCACAATGTTCTCAAGTCTTTAGTGAGTGATATGTGACGCTGTATATTTAATTCTATACACTTTACATCAGGATGCAATTGATGCACTTCCTCCCACTCGGGACCCGAGGATGAGAGCAACACTACCTCGTACTTCTTCTGAAGGTCTGGAAGCATACCATTCACAAATACCAGTGACATGGGTACTGTGCAGGCACGAATTATTTTGTATCTCTGTTGCATAAATTATTTTGTATTCACTTTTAAAAAAACATTTTTACCACCTTTAGTTCTTCCACCGTATCAATTGAGAATATTCTGTAAGTCTTATACTCAACTGCTTCATAAACCCTTGGCGATGAAACAATTGAGTTTAATGAACATCTTCTTACGTGAAGCATTATTATGCTATCGCTTTATTTATATGGTCAAGTAGAATCTTTGCAAGATTATCCCAGGATAAGGAATTTATGTAATCTTGAGCTTTTCTAATCATTGTTTTATGGTCATCAAAATTTTCTACAGCATTTTTCATCTGCATATAAAGTGAAATCATAGATATATCAGAAATCAATGCTAATTGGCCATCTAAAGTCTGTTCCAGCAGTCCTTCATTATTTGTTACAATAAGAAGTGAATTTGCACGCATAGCGATAGGAATTACCCCTGATTGTGAAGCAGAAGTATATGATATTACCGTAATAGTGTTAGGCATTGAGAAATATTTACAGACTTCATTATCTCCTACAAATCTGTTTTCCACAACTGTGTTTGGGCAAGATGCAAGTGCCTCCTTATATTCCGATATATCGCCAGAACCTATTACACGCAGTGATATATCGTTACGTTCCAATGCTAATTTTCTATATGCTTCGGCAAGCATTTCTATACCCTTATATTTTGTTATTCGACCAAAAAACAGAAAATTGTATTTTGCTATTGGAAATGTTGCCTCCATGTTTACATAATTAACATCATCATAGTGTGAAAAAGCACCATGAGGAATCACTACAATATTCTCTCTTTTCTTCTTATAGTGTTCTACCATATAGTTGAAAAAAATTTTTGATAGAATCACAACAGAATCGGCCATCCATATAGCACAACGTTGTCCAAGCACAGGAAGTAACGGTTCATTAGGATGAACAATTGGATCATGACAAGTAAACACAAACTTTGCATCCCTAAAAACGAGATAACGCATTACCAATATCCAAGGATGCCCCATCGGGGCATATAACACATCAACTTTAATATTTTTAAAGTACGATTTTATCTCTCCAATATACTTAAACAAAAATTGCCATGTGGCTGAAATTAAATCTTGATAGTGATTAGATGTAGGTATCAAAAACAGTTTTTTCACCGGAAGAACTTTCCAAAGCTCTAGATTATCCACTTGTGCAGATATAATTACATATACATTACAACCATGAGCTAATAATCCTCTAGTCATTTCAAAAGAATATTCTGCACCAGCTCCATGTCTCCCCAAATATGATACTATGATATTTTTCGCCATTCTTTATAGTGTCTTATATCTTATATATATATTTAGAATTATGCCTCCAGGGATTGCTAAAAAGGTTATAAATGGGCGAGGTGAAGTAAAAAGCATATCCCATTCGTGCCCAAAAATACAACTGGACACATAATGCATCGCATTACGAAAATGTTTAGTCCATGTGAAATATGTCATTGACATATACAACCTGCGAAGTTGTGCAAAACTATGTGGGGAGTTTTTGAACTGGTGATAAAGATTTGCCGACATACCATCAACTTGATAATCCACAAAACAAAGATTCTTATTTATAACAAGAAACTTGTATTCTGCATCAACCTGCAAATAATAGTATATAGGATTAAAATTTTTCTCACCTTTAAACACAGGCATCGGAGGTAACGCCTTTAATAAATCAGTACGACAAACTTTCTTGTCATCGCCAATATGAAATTTCGCAATTTCATGGAAATGAAATGGTCCTTCTTTAACAAACTCACCTCCATTAGCTGTTCCGTCAAGCCTGTAGTCCAAACCAACTATACCAGCTAAATTCTTACCTCTACATTTTTTTTCCCAAGTACTTACAATAATTTCCACAGCATTGTCAGGCATATAGTCATCGCTATCTATACAAACATTCAACTCTGTATCCATATTTGCTATGGCTGTAGTATAGCCAGTATGTAGACCTCCATTTTCTTTCTTTATATAGCGAATAGGGAATTTCTGTTCTTTCAACCACGGTTTCACAACATCTTCAGTATTATCTGTAGAACCATCATCTATAATAAGCCACTCAAAATCATCACATGTCTGGCGACACAAACTTTCATATAGCCTCACCAATGTATCGCTCCTATTGTAAGCTGGAGTAAATACCGTTAAAGTTTTCATCTTGTTTTATTAATTATTATATTTATACCAATGTTTATGGATACCGATATTATTACTATAAGTATTCTTTATATTGGATTCATATCTGATAAGTAAAATGCAAGTACTTTCTAAAACATCCTATATAAATCGAATCTTAGTTACTTTAGATAAATATTATTCCTCTCAAACATATACCTAGTTGAAGTACGAGGTGTTTGACAGGTTTGCTTGTTATACTCCACAAGTTGCGGTATTCTTTTGTGAGTAATATGTTTGAAGTTATACATATATTAGAACTTTAATATTACACCACCCCAACTTAAACCCACACCAAATCCTGCACACATTACCCACATACCTTTGTGTATGGTACCAGCCTCTATGCAATCCTTTAAACCTATCATCACAGTAGATGATACAGTATTGCCTGTTTCTTCAAGATTCACATAGAACTTATCCTTTGGCAATACGCACACCTTGCGGATAGTGTTCAGCATGAACTTGTTTGCCTGATGGAATACATAGTAATCCACATCGTCCTTCTGCATTTGGTTCTTCTCCAAAATTTGAGCCATCATTGCAGGAACGGCATCCAGCGTGAAATTGAAGATGGCACTACCATTCATATACAGGTAGTCATCAAAACACTGGTGACCGTCCTCATCCTCTACTACAACACCAGTAGCCTGCTTACAACGAGCCGCACCAGTCTTTACAATCAGGTTATCTGCGCCTGAACCATCAGTTCCTAATACGCACTTTCCAATTTCTGCCATACCCTCGATTGAGATCAGACAAGCAGCAGCACCATCACCAAAGATGGAACGATTGCTCTTGTCGGATGGATGGAGATACTTCTGATAGGTTTCTGCAGTCAACACGAGTACATTCTTTGCAAGACCACTCTTCACGAAGCTGTTTGCCATAGCAATACCATATACACAACCGCTACAACCCAAATTATAGTCGACAGCACCTGCTGTTGTAGGGATGCCCAACCGATTTTGAAGGATGCATGCAGTTGAAGGCAGGAAGTAATCAGGACTCTGGGTGCAAAGCATCACAAAGTCGATGGCCTTTGGATCAATGTTATATTCCTCAAACAACTTGCGGGCAGCCTTCTCTGCCATATCGCCGGCAGTCTCATTTTCGCCAGCAAGGTGTCGGCTGTTCACACCCACCTTGGCTGCTACCTTGTCCACACTCCACTCAGGAAACTCCTGAAGCAGTTCTTCGTTGGTCACTACTCTCTCAGGGAGATAGTAACTAATTCCTTTAATAAAT
The DNA window shown above is from Bacteroides faecium and carries:
- a CDS encoding type II toxin-antitoxin system RelE/ParE family toxin, with protein sequence MVEFQVEWDEGALDVFKAIFQWYKKNLGQKAADKFRNGILNAVRILQSNPQLGKVEELLVGREKQYRSLLEYPHHRIIYFIEDSVIYIAYIWDNRMDSKMIPIVVK
- a CDS encoding N-acetylmuramoyl-L-alanine amidase yields the protein MRILIDNGHGKETPGKCSPDSRLKEYAYTREITDRVVAGLQDQGIDAMRIVPEENDVALSERVRRINAFGKEAILVSIHCNAMGNGVEWMSANGWSVFVGNNASMNSKRLARQLAQAALNRKVKVRHPSPQDIYWTANLYICQKTNCPAVLVENFFQDNKEDVEFLLSEEGKQCVTNILLEGIMNYLKEYQRNM
- a CDS encoding WbuC family cupin fold metalloprotein, with protein sequence MDFDKDFLERLFEQAIESPRLRQSFDLRTSSADSSQRILNALLSGTVVPIHRHLNTSETVICLCGKMDEVIYEESDSNKEVPSLREVQRIRLCPAEARYGCQVPMGAWHTVEVIEPSVIFEAKDGAYAPVTSENVWSYE
- a CDS encoding IS66 family transposase, encoding MNEWEAVCRYVTNDQAEIDNNTAERMMKPVCLGRKNYLFCGSEQAAKNTSLIYSIIESCKMNGLRPVKYIADVLRKLVSGEMDYMALLPMNIAK
- a CDS encoding IS66 family transposase — encoded protein: MNMSEFYSEFLFRYQTDGAPRKISINAYCIQEGVECRNFIKWYRDNKKRIRESEMEEIRLRPVTLTGASPEHSPIPLLSSHSSSEDANVVCFHLKLSNGIEINKENCNLESLTYLLQSMRRDNKNLSNQLSQALEDKAQSEKQSALLSSALEELKNLHASELFEIEKQKHQLYGCKSEKSSSLRKVPDKDLKSDKDDFDGSNPPKVSCDDSSTPVTSEMTNSEPASSFSSVSRPHRSDYSKRCTRVDNVLMHYCDVSGIPSDARKLDVRHWILYKLDWSVTKHVLELLRLIDKEGTISNYYKADEANDTLHPFANVLPGYHVDIDMIAQILVDKYQYSMSLERVVDRFKDVDADFSSSTVLNWVHRHIRELDKLDAPLRSILLTEGSFLFCDETTEQVKVFNKSTGKFEYRKKYILGIKNSALKVAYYLYDHGSFSMAVAENFFRNFFGSITTDGYNVYKLFDRHRKGITRYGCMAHVRCKFVDALNTSSRYLMRPRFLLPIFSSRRFVMR
- a CDS encoding DegT/DnrJ/EryC1/StrS family aminotransferase yields the protein MSYIPEKTIYLCLAHMSEEGIEQKYVKEAFDTNWVVPLGPNVNAFEHDLKNFVGGKNEVVALSAGTAAVHLALIGCGVHAGDEVLVQSFTFCASSHPIIYLGAKPVFVGSEKDTWNMDPVLLEEAIKDRISKTGKKPKAIVPVALYGMPYDCEKIMEIANRYDIPVVEDAAEGFGSKFDDKVLGTFGKFGVLSFNGNKMITTSGGGALICQNAEDKNTIMWYATQARDAYPYYQHTAIGYNYRMSNICAGIGRGQMTVADTHITHHKHVQALYEDLLADVVGVHIHKQPADSRYDANFWLCTATIDSDVKIVGQEKAYKEVIKTAVGGAAGVIKAVDSATTDCQPNANVEALRVFMLSKRIEARPVWKPMHKQPVYADAPFYTNGVEEEIFKVGFCLPAGPYVTDDDVHYIVEKIKEAIIK
- a CDS encoding acetyltransferase — protein: MYLYGASGHAKVIIDIIKAQGGGVEGVVDDDPDLKELRGIPVLHDVIGLSPFIISIGNCKIRKMIAERLNCEFATVIHPSAIISSTATIGEGTVVMQGAIIQTEVQIGKHCIINTKASIDHECVIGDYVHIAPGCTISGDVHVGEGTWIGVGTTIIQGIHVGKNCFIGAGSVIVKDIPDNCKAYGVPCKIVETIK
- a CDS encoding sugar transferase, producing the protein MYKHFFKRLIDVCIAFIALSILFIPLAIITLWLHFANKGAGAFFFQERPGRGGKLFKIVKFKTMTDERDADGNFLPDEKRLTRVGKFVRSTSIDELPQFWNVLIGDMSLIGPRPLLVQYLPLYSKEQARRHEVRPGISGWAQCHGRNSLSWDEKFALDVWYVDHCTLITDIKVIFITVKKVLVRDGISQEGNATMKPFNGNN
- a CDS encoding glycosyltransferase family 4 protein; protein product: MQQRYKIIRACTVPMSLVFVNGMLPDLQKKYEVVLLSSSGPEWEEVHQLHPDVKCIELNIQRHISLTKDLRTLWQLWRTFRKEKPQMVHSMTPKAGLLCMMAAWLVGVPVRAHTFTGLVFPTTVGLKRKILMAADWLTCACATHIIPEGEGVKNDLLNNGITRKPIKVLGYGNCRGIDIKRFDKTPEIMAEAEKLRKEGVCTFVAVGRLVGDKGINELVEAFVKLNKEHPDTRLVLVGSEEKELDPLKPETMKVIAECTAISAVGSQSDVRPWFAAADIAVLASYREGFPNVVIEAGAIGLPQIVTDINGSREIVIEGENGIIIPPKSVDALYNAMKRMLDVNYRNALAKNARKLIASRYEQGFVRKCLYDFYDSIL
- a CDS encoding glycosyltransferase family 4 protein — encoded protein: MAKNIIVSYLGRHGAGAEYSFEMTRGLLAHGCNVYVIISAQVDNLELWKVLPVKKLFLIPTSNHYQDLISATWQFLFKYIGEIKSYFKNIKVDVLYAPMGHPWILVMRYLVFRDAKFVFTCHDPIVHPNEPLLPVLGQRCAIWMADSVVILSKIFFNYMVEHYKKKRENIVVIPHGAFSHYDDVNYVNMEATFPIAKYNFLFFGRITKYKGIEMLAEAYRKLALERNDISLRVIGSGDISEYKEALASCPNTVVENRFVGDNEVCKYFSMPNTITVISYTSASQSGVIPIAMRANSLLIVTNNEGLLEQTLDGQLALISDISMISLYMQMKNAVENFDDHKTMIRKAQDYINSLSWDNLAKILLDHINKAIA
- a CDS encoding glycosyltransferase family 2 protein, whose product is MKTLTVFTPAYNRSDTLVRLYESLCRQTCDDFEWLIIDDGSTDNTEDVVKPWLKEQKFPIRYIKKENGGLHTGYTTAIANMDTELNVCIDSDDYMPDNAVEIIVSTWEKKCRGKNLAGIVGLDYRLDGTANGGEFVKEGPFHFHEIAKFHIGDDKKVCRTDLLKALPPMPVFKGEKNFNPIYYYLQVDAEYKFLVINKNLCFVDYQVDGMSANLYHQFKNSPHSFAQLRRLYMSMTYFTWTKHFRNAMHYVSSCIFGHEWDMLFTSPRPFITFLAIPGGIILNIYIRYKTL
- a CDS encoding 3-oxoacyl-ACP synthase III family protein → MMAFIKGISYYLPERVVTNEELLQEFPEWSVDKVAAKVGVNSRHLAGENETAGDMAEKAARKLFEEYNIDPKAIDFVMLCTQSPDYFLPSTACILQNRLGIPTTAGAVDYNLGCSGCVYGIAMANSFVKSGLAKNVLVLTAETYQKYLHPSDKSNRSIFGDGAAACLISIEGMAEIGKCVLGTDGSGADNLIVKTGAARCKQATGVVVEDEDGHQCFDDYLYMNGSAIFNFTLDAVPAMMAQILEKNQMQKDDVDYYVFHQANKFMLNTIRKVCVLPKDKFYVNLEETGNTVSSTVMIGLKDCIEAGTIHKGMWVMCAGFGVGLSWGGVILKF